A window of the Scandinavium goeteborgense genome harbors these coding sequences:
- the purH gene encoding bifunctional phosphoribosylaminoimidazolecarboxamide formyltransferase/IMP cyclohydrolase — protein MQQRRPVRRALLSVSDKAGIVEFAQALSARGVELLSTGGTARLLAEEGLPVTEVSDYTGFPEMMDGRVKTLHPKVHGGILGRRGQDDAIMETHGIAPIDMVVVNLYPFAQTVAREGCSLEDAVENIDIGGPTMVRSAAKNHKDVAIVVKSSDYASIISEMDAQEGSLSLETRFDLAIKAFEHTAAYDSMIANYFGSLVPAYHGETKQPAGRFPRTLNLNFIKKQDMRYGENSHQQAAFYIEEEIKEASVATAQQVQGKALSYNNIADTDAALECVKEFSEPACVIVKHANPCGVAVSGSILDAYDRAYKTDPTSAFGGIIAFNRELDAETAQAIISRQFVEVIIAPSASEEALKITAAKQNVRVLTCGQWDTRLAGLDFKRVNGGLLVQDRDLGMVTAGELRVVSQRQPSEQELRDALFCWKVAKFVKSNAIVYAKENMTIGIGAGQMSRVYSAKIAGIKAADEGLEVKGSAMASDAFFPFRDGIDAAASVGVTCVIQPGGSIRDEEVIAAADEHGIAMIFTDMRHFRH, from the coding sequence ATGCAACAACGTCGTCCAGTCCGCCGCGCTTTACTCAGCGTTTCTGATAAAGCCGGTATCGTCGAATTCGCACAGGCACTTTCCGCACGCGGTGTGGAGCTGCTGTCTACTGGCGGTACCGCTCGCCTGTTAGCAGAAGAAGGCTTGCCGGTTACCGAAGTTTCCGATTACACCGGTTTCCCTGAAATGATGGACGGACGCGTTAAGACGCTGCACCCGAAAGTACACGGTGGGATCCTCGGCCGCCGTGGTCAGGATGATGCCATTATGGAAACACACGGGATCGCGCCGATCGATATGGTTGTCGTTAACCTTTACCCGTTCGCCCAGACCGTCGCCCGCGAAGGCTGCTCCCTGGAAGATGCGGTCGAGAATATCGATATTGGTGGCCCGACGATGGTTCGCTCCGCCGCCAAGAACCATAAAGATGTGGCAATCGTAGTAAAGAGCAGCGACTACGCTTCTATTATTAGTGAGATGGATGCTCAAGAAGGATCCCTCTCTCTCGAAACTCGTTTCGATCTCGCCATTAAAGCCTTCGAGCACACCGCAGCCTACGACAGCATGATTGCCAACTACTTCGGCAGCCTGGTCCCGGCCTATCACGGTGAAACCAAACAACCCGCCGGTCGCTTCCCACGTACCCTGAACCTGAACTTCATTAAGAAGCAGGATATGCGCTACGGTGAAAACAGCCACCAGCAAGCAGCCTTCTATATAGAAGAAGAAATAAAGGAAGCGTCTGTCGCCACCGCACAACAGGTACAGGGCAAAGCGCTCTCGTATAACAACATTGCCGATACCGATGCCGCCCTGGAATGTGTGAAGGAATTCAGCGAACCGGCCTGCGTGATCGTCAAGCACGCCAACCCATGTGGTGTGGCGGTTAGCGGCTCCATTCTGGATGCCTACGATCGCGCCTACAAAACCGACCCGACCTCAGCATTCGGCGGCATTATTGCCTTTAACCGCGAACTGGATGCCGAAACGGCACAAGCCATCATCTCCCGCCAGTTCGTGGAAGTGATCATTGCCCCATCTGCATCTGAAGAAGCACTGAAAATCACCGCGGCGAAACAGAATGTCCGCGTGCTGACCTGCGGTCAGTGGGATACCCGCCTTGCCGGTCTCGATTTCAAACGTGTTAACGGCGGCCTTCTGGTTCAGGACCGCGATTTGGGGATGGTGACTGCCGGTGAACTGCGCGTGGTCAGCCAACGCCAGCCGAGCGAGCAGGAACTGCGTGACGCGCTGTTCTGCTGGAAGGTGGCTAAGTTCGTAAAATCCAACGCCATCGTTTATGCGAAAGAGAACATGACCATTGGTATAGGTGCCGGTCAGATGAGCCGCGTGTACTCCGCGAAGATTGCCGGGATTAAAGCGGCCGACGAAGGCCTGGAAGTCAAAGGCTCCGCGATGGCGTCCGATGCCTTCTTCCCGTTCCGCGATGGTATTGATGCCGCGGCATCCGTGGGCGTGACCTGCGTTATCCAGCCTGGCGGTTCCATTCGTGATGAAGAAGTCATTGCTGCGGCTGATGAACACGGCATTGCGATGATCTTCACTGACATGCGCCACTTCCGCCATTAA
- the purD gene encoding phosphoribosylamine--glycine ligase, translating to MKVLVIGNGGREHALAWKAAQSPLVETVFVAPGNAGTALEPTLQNVAISATDIPALLDFALSEQIGLTIVGPETPLVLGVVDAFRNAGLTIFGPMQAAAQLEGSKAFTKDFLARHKIPTAEYQNFTEIEPALVYLREKGAPIVIKADGLAAGKGVIVAMTQEEAEAAVHDMLAGNAFGDAGHRIVIEEFLDGEEASFIVMVDGENVLPMATSQDHKRVGDGDTGPNTGGMGAYSPAPVVTDDVHQRTMDRVIWPTVRGMAAEGNIYTGFLYAGLMIDKEGNPKVIEFNCRFGDPETQPIMLRLQSDLVELCLAACAGKLDEKTSRWDPRASLGVVMAAGGYPGNYRNGDEIHGLPLEEVEGGKVFQAGTQLSNDDRVLTNGGRVLCVTALGETVADAQKRAHQLMQDIHWEGCFSRKDIGYRAIAREQGK from the coding sequence ATGAAAGTTTTAGTGATTGGTAACGGCGGGCGCGAGCACGCGCTGGCGTGGAAAGCGGCACAGTCGCCGCTGGTTGAAACCGTATTCGTAGCACCTGGCAATGCGGGCACCGCACTTGAGCCGACGCTGCAAAACGTGGCGATTAGCGCCACGGATATTCCTGCGCTGCTGGACTTCGCCCTGAGTGAACAGATTGGCCTGACTATCGTTGGTCCGGAAACGCCGCTGGTGCTGGGCGTGGTTGATGCGTTCCGCAATGCGGGCCTGACCATTTTCGGCCCAATGCAAGCTGCGGCCCAGTTGGAAGGCTCCAAAGCATTCACCAAAGATTTCCTGGCGCGCCATAAGATCCCCACGGCTGAATACCAGAATTTTACTGAGATTGAACCTGCGCTGGTTTATCTGCGCGAGAAAGGCGCGCCGATCGTCATCAAAGCCGACGGCCTGGCCGCGGGTAAAGGCGTTATTGTTGCAATGACGCAGGAAGAAGCCGAAGCTGCGGTCCATGACATGCTGGCAGGCAATGCGTTTGGCGATGCGGGTCACCGGATCGTCATCGAAGAGTTCCTCGATGGTGAAGAAGCCAGCTTTATCGTGATGGTTGATGGCGAGAATGTTCTGCCAATGGCTACCAGCCAGGATCATAAACGCGTAGGCGATGGTGATACCGGACCCAATACCGGCGGCATGGGCGCGTATTCCCCGGCGCCAGTGGTGACCGACGACGTTCATCAGCGCACCATGGATCGCGTTATCTGGCCAACCGTGCGCGGCATGGCGGCGGAAGGCAACATCTATACCGGTTTCCTGTATGCCGGGCTGATGATTGATAAAGAAGGCAATCCAAAGGTTATCGAATTCAACTGCCGTTTCGGCGACCCGGAAACACAGCCTATTATGCTGCGCCTGCAGTCTGATCTGGTTGAACTGTGCCTCGCGGCCTGTGCGGGCAAATTGGATGAGAAAACCTCCCGCTGGGATCCACGCGCTTCGCTGGGAGTGGTGATGGCCGCGGGCGGATATCCTGGCAACTATCGCAACGGCGACGAAATCCACGGTCTGCCGCTGGAAGAAGTTGAAGGCGGGAAAGTGTTCCAGGCGGGAACCCAGCTTTCGAATGACGATCGCGTGCTGACCAACGGCGGTCGTGTCCTTTGCGTCACGGCGCTGGGTGAAACCGTCGCTGACGCGCAAAAACGTGCGCACCAGTTAATGCAGGATATTCACTGGGAAGGCTGCTTCAGCCGGAAAGATATTGGATACCGCGCGATTGCGCGTGAGCAAGGCAAGTAA
- a CDS encoding DUF1481 domain-containing protein: protein MNSLNEGAVSPLLSIWRRSLTLAGALLLSACSHNSSLPPFTASGYADNQGAVRIWRKDSDNETHMLATFSPWRSGNTSTSEYRWQGDTLSLIELNIYGKPPEHIRVRFDDHGDLSFMQREVDGQKQQLSNDQIALYRYQAQQIRQTSDALRQGRVVLRQGRWHANHTVTTCEGQTIKPDLEALAISHIERRQSHSSVEVSVAWLEAPEGSQLLLVANEDFCTWQPKEKSF from the coding sequence GTGAACAGTTTAAACGAAGGGGCGGTTTCGCCCCTTTTGTCCATCTGGCGTCGCTCGCTGACGCTGGCTGGCGCGTTGCTGCTGTCTGCCTGCAGTCACAATTCGTCTCTGCCGCCATTTACAGCCAGCGGTTATGCAGACAACCAGGGCGCAGTGCGCATCTGGCGTAAAGATTCCGACAATGAAACCCATATGCTCGCGACATTCAGTCCGTGGCGCAGTGGGAACACCTCAACCAGCGAATACCGCTGGCAGGGCGATACGCTCTCTCTGATTGAACTGAATATCTACGGTAAGCCGCCGGAACACATTCGCGTGCGTTTTGATGACCACGGCGACCTGAGCTTTATGCAGCGTGAAGTCGACGGGCAGAAGCAGCAGCTTTCAAACGACCAGATAGCGTTGTATCGCTACCAGGCGCAGCAAATCCGCCAGACCAGCGATGCGCTGCGTCAGGGCCGGGTGGTACTGCGTCAGGGACGCTGGCATGCAAATCACACCGTGACGACCTGCGAAGGGCAGACGATAAAGCCTGATTTAGAAGCGCTGGCAATAAGCCACATCGAACGACGTCAGAGTCATTCCTCGGTGGAAGTGAGCGTGGCGTGGTTAGAAGCGCCGGAAGGTTCGCAGCTGTTGCTGGTGGCAAATGAAGATTTCTGCACCTGGCAACCGAAGGAAAAGAGTTTCTAA
- the hupA gene encoding nucleoid-associated protein HU-alpha: MNKTQLIDVIADKADLSKAQAKSALESTLAAITESLKEGDAVQLVGFGTFKVNHRAERTGRNPQTGKEIKIAAANVPAFVSGKALKDAVK; this comes from the coding sequence ATGAACAAGACTCAACTGATTGATGTAATTGCGGACAAGGCTGACCTGTCAAAAGCACAGGCAAAATCTGCCCTGGAATCTACTCTGGCTGCAATTACTGAGTCTCTGAAAGAAGGTGATGCTGTACAACTGGTTGGTTTCGGTACCTTCAAAGTGAACCACCGCGCTGAGCGTACTGGCCGCAACCCGCAGACCGGTAAAGAAATCAAAATTGCCGCAGCTAACGTGCCGGCATTTGTTTCTGGTAAAGCACTGAAAGACGCAGTTAAGTAA
- a CDS encoding YjaG family protein, which produces MLQNPIHLRLEKLESWQHVTFMACLCERMYPNYAMFCQQTEFTDGQIYRRILDLIWETLTVKDAKVNFDSQLEKLEEAIPVADDFDMYGVYPAIDACVALSELVHSRLSGETLEHAIEVSKSSITTVAMLEMTQAGREMTDEELKENPAVEQEWDIQWEIFRLLAECEERDLELIKGLRADLREAGESNIGINFNQ; this is translated from the coding sequence ATGTTACAAAACCCAATTCATCTGCGCCTTGAGAAGCTGGAAAGCTGGCAGCATGTGACCTTTATGGCTTGCCTGTGCGAGCGCATGTATCCGAATTACGCCATGTTCTGTCAGCAGACTGAATTTACCGATGGGCAGATTTATCGTCGTATTCTCGATCTTATCTGGGAAACCCTGACCGTGAAGGACGCCAAGGTAAACTTCGACAGCCAACTCGAAAAGCTGGAAGAGGCGATCCCGGTTGCGGATGATTTCGACATGTACGGCGTCTACCCGGCGATCGATGCCTGCGTGGCGTTGAGTGAATTGGTGCACTCGCGTCTGAGTGGTGAAACCCTCGAGCACGCCATTGAAGTCAGCAAGTCTTCTATCACAACCGTTGCGATGCTTGAAATGACCCAGGCCGGTCGCGAAATGACGGATGAAGAGCTGAAAGAAAACCCAGCAGTTGAGCAGGAATGGGACATCCAGTGGGAAATTTTCAGACTTCTGGCAGAGTGCGAAGAACGCGATCTTGAACTGATAAAAGGGCTGCGCGCAGACCTCCGTGAGGCTGGCGAGAGTAATATCGGGATAAATTTTAATCAATGA
- the nfi gene encoding deoxyribonuclease V (cleaves DNA at apurinic or apyrimidinic sites), whose amino-acid sequence MDLADLREQQRALASSVIREDRFADDPPRLIGGADVGFEQGGEITRAAIVLLTYPGLELVEYQIARIPTTMPYIPGFLSFREYPALLAAWEQLSRKPDLLFVDGHGISHPRRLGVASHFGLLVDVPTIGVAKKRLCGKFEPLSAEPGALAPLMDKQEQLGWVWRSKARCNPLFIATGHRVSQDSALAWVQRCTQGYRLPEPTRWADAVASGRPAFLRWQAIQP is encoded by the coding sequence ATGGATCTGGCAGATCTTCGAGAGCAACAGCGGGCGTTAGCGTCTTCCGTGATTCGCGAGGATCGTTTTGCTGATGATCCTCCGAGGCTCATCGGCGGGGCCGATGTCGGTTTCGAGCAGGGCGGCGAGATAACCCGCGCGGCCATCGTCCTGCTAACCTATCCGGGCCTCGAATTGGTGGAATACCAGATAGCGCGTATTCCTACCACCATGCCTTACATCCCCGGCTTCCTGTCATTCCGTGAATATCCCGCGCTGCTGGCGGCGTGGGAGCAACTTTCCCGTAAACCTGACCTACTGTTTGTCGATGGCCACGGCATTTCCCATCCGCGGCGTTTGGGTGTCGCCAGCCACTTTGGTTTGCTGGTGGACGTGCCGACGATCGGCGTGGCGAAAAAACGCTTGTGCGGTAAGTTTGAACCGTTGTCTGCCGAACCGGGCGCACTGGCACCGCTGATGGATAAACAAGAACAACTGGGTTGGGTCTGGCGCAGCAAAGCGCGCTGCAATCCGCTGTTTATCGCCACCGGGCATCGCGTCAGCCAGGACAGCGCTCTGGCGTGGGTTCAGCGCTGCACACAGGGCTATCGTTTACCGGAACCTACCCGTTGGGCCGATGCGGTTGCCTCCGGACGGCCTGCCTTCCTGCGTTGGCAAGCAATTCAGCCCTGA
- the hemE gene encoding uroporphyrinogen decarboxylase: MTELKNDRYLRALMRQPVDITPVWMMRQAGRYLPEYKATRAEAGDFMSLCKNAELACEVTLQPLRRFPLDAAILFSDILTIPDAMGLGLYFETGEGPRFTSPLKTKADIEKLPVPDPEQELGYVMNAVRTIRRELKGEVPLIGFSGSPWTLATYMIEGGSSKAFTVIKKMMYADPQALHLLLDKLAKSVTLYLNAQIKAGAQSVMIFDTWGGVLTGRDYQQFSLYYMHKIIDGLLRENEGRRVPVTLFTKGGGQWLEAMAETGCDALGLDWTTDIADARRRVGHKVALQGNMDPSMLYAQPARIEEEVATILAGFGEGEGHVFNLGHGIHQDVPPEHAGAFVDAVHRLSPQYHR, encoded by the coding sequence ATGACCGAACTGAAGAACGATCGTTATCTGCGTGCGCTGATGCGCCAGCCTGTTGATATCACCCCTGTCTGGATGATGAGACAAGCGGGTCGCTATTTGCCGGAGTACAAAGCCACGCGTGCCGAAGCGGGCGATTTTATGTCGCTGTGCAAGAACGCGGAGCTGGCCTGCGAAGTGACGTTGCAGCCACTGCGCCGTTTCCCGCTGGACGCGGCGATCCTCTTCTCGGACATTCTGACCATTCCTGATGCGATGGGGCTGGGCCTGTACTTTGAAACCGGTGAAGGCCCGCGTTTTACCTCCCCGCTGAAAACCAAAGCTGATATCGAAAAATTGCCGGTGCCGGATCCAGAACAGGAACTGGGCTATGTGATGAACGCGGTGCGTACCATTCGCCGTGAACTGAAGGGCGAAGTGCCGCTGATTGGTTTCTCCGGCAGCCCGTGGACGCTGGCCACTTACATGATTGAAGGCGGTAGCAGTAAAGCGTTTACCGTCATTAAGAAGATGATGTACGCCGATCCGCAGGCGCTGCATTTGCTGCTCGATAAGCTGGCGAAAAGCGTCACGCTGTATCTGAACGCGCAAATCAAAGCCGGGGCGCAATCGGTGATGATTTTCGATACCTGGGGCGGCGTGCTGACCGGGCGTGATTATCAGCAGTTCTCCCTCTACTACATGCACAAAATTATTGATGGCCTGCTGCGTGAAAACGAAGGCCGTCGCGTGCCGGTAACGCTGTTTACCAAAGGCGGCGGGCAGTGGTTGGAAGCGATGGCGGAAACCGGCTGCGATGCGCTGGGCCTCGACTGGACCACTGATATTGCCGATGCGCGTCGCCGCGTGGGACATAAAGTGGCGCTGCAAGGCAACATGGACCCGTCGATGCTGTACGCACAGCCGGCACGCATCGAAGAAGAAGTGGCGACCATCCTGGCTGGATTCGGCGAGGGCGAAGGCCACGTATTTAACTTGGGTCACGGTATCCATCAGGATGTACCCCCGGAACACGCGGGTGCATTCGTAGACGCCGTGCATCGCCTGTCGCCGCAGTATCACCGCTAA
- the nudC gene encoding NAD(+) diphosphatase — protein sequence MDRIIEKLDRGWWIVSHEQKLWLPDGELPYGEAEKLGLVGLNAMSIGEWQGEPVWLIQQARRQDMGTVRQVLDQDVGLFQLAGRGVQLTEFYRSHKFCGYCGHTMHPSKTEWAMLCSHCRERYYPQIAPCIIVAIRRDDSILLAQHTRHRNGVHTVLAGFVEVGETLEQAVAREVMEESSIRVKNLRYVTSQPWPFPQSLMTAFMADYDSGDIVIDPKELIEANWYRYDNLPLLPPPGTVARRLIEDTVAMCRADYE from the coding sequence ATGGATCGTATAATTGAAAAATTAGATCGCGGCTGGTGGATAGTCAGTCACGAACAGAAATTATGGCTGCCTGACGGCGAGTTGCCGTATGGCGAAGCGGAGAAGTTAGGTCTTGTCGGTCTGAATGCGATGTCGATCGGGGAATGGCAGGGCGAACCCGTGTGGCTGATTCAGCAGGCGCGACGCCAGGATATGGGCACGGTGAGACAGGTTCTGGATCAGGATGTGGGTTTGTTCCAGCTTGCCGGGCGTGGCGTTCAGCTGACGGAATTTTATCGTTCCCATAAATTCTGCGGATACTGCGGGCACACCATGCACCCGAGTAAAACCGAATGGGCGATGCTGTGCAGCCACTGCCGCGAGCGTTATTACCCGCAAATTGCGCCGTGCATTATTGTGGCTATCCGCCGCGATGATTCTATTTTACTGGCGCAGCACACGCGCCATCGCAACGGCGTGCACACGGTGCTGGCTGGGTTTGTCGAAGTTGGGGAAACTCTCGAACAGGCCGTGGCGCGCGAAGTGATGGAGGAGAGCAGCATTCGCGTTAAAAATCTTCGCTATGTGACCTCCCAGCCGTGGCCGTTCCCGCAGTCGCTGATGACGGCCTTTATGGCTGATTACGACAGCGGCGATATCGTTATCGACCCAAAAGAGTTGATTGAAGCCAACTGGTATCGCTATGACAACCTGCCGCTACTGCCCCCGCCGGGCACCGTGGCGCGTCGTTTGATTGAAGATACGGTGGCGATGTGTCGGGCAGACTATGAGTGA
- the rsd gene encoding sigma D regulator, producing MLNQLESLTERVGGSHQLVDQWLQVRKQLLVAYYNLVGIKPGKGSYMRLNEKALDDFCQRLVDYLSAGHFSIYERIVGELEGENPLLAATKLYPQLEGNTEQIMSLYDSSLETAIDDDNCMEFQQALSGLGEALAARFGLEDSLIALALDNKLNGSANDENQIARPA from the coding sequence ATGCTAAACCAGTTAGAAAGCCTGACAGAGCGCGTCGGCGGCAGCCACCAACTTGTCGATCAATGGCTCCAGGTGCGTAAACAATTGCTCGTCGCCTATTACAATCTGGTTGGCATTAAGCCTGGCAAAGGATCGTATATGCGTCTGAACGAGAAAGCACTGGACGATTTTTGTCAGCGCCTGGTGGATTACCTTTCCGCCGGCCATTTCAGTATTTATGAACGCATTGTCGGCGAATTGGAAGGTGAAAACCCACTTTTGGCGGCAACAAAACTCTATCCGCAGCTCGAAGGCAACACCGAGCAAATCATGAGTCTCTACGATTCCAGTCTTGAAACCGCCATCGATGACGATAACTGCATGGAGTTTCAACAGGCGTTATCCGGACTCGGCGAAGCCCTCGCCGCCCGCTTTGGGCTGGAAGACAGCCTGATTGCGCTGGCACTGGATAACAAGCTAAACGGCAGCGCGAACGATGAAAATCAGATTGCGCGTCCGGCTTGA
- the thiC gene encoding phosphomethylpyrimidine synthase ThiC, producing the protein MSTTKLSRREQRAHAQHFIDTLEGTAFPNSKRIYLHGSRDDIRVPMREIQLSPTLLGGAKDNPQFEQNEAVPVYDTSGPYGDPDIAINVQQGLAKVRQPWIDARHDSEPLDERSSAYTKQRLADDGLDELRFTGLLTPKRAVAGKCVTQLHYARQGIVTPEMEFIAIRENMGRERIRGEVLRHQHPGEGFGARLPENITPEFVRDEVAAGRAIIPANINHPESEPMIIGRNFLVKVNANIGNSAVTSSIEEEVEKLVWSTRWGADTVMDLSTGRYIHETREWILRNSPVPIGTVPIYQALEKVNGIAEDLTWEAFRDTLLEQAEQGVDYFTIHAGVLLRYVPMTAKRLTGIVSRGGSIMAKWCLSHHQENFLYQHFREICEICAAYDVSLSLGDGLRPGSIQDANDEAQFAELHTLGELTKVAWEYDVQVMIEGPGHVPMQMIRRNMTEELEHCHEAPFYTLGPLTTDIAPGYDHFTSGIGAAMIGWFGCAMLCYVTPKEHLGLPNKDDVKQGLITYKIAAHAADLAKGHPGAQIRDNAMSKARFEFRWEDQFNLALDPFTARAYHDETLPQESGKVAHFCSMCGPKFCSMKISQEVRDYAAAQTIEVGMADMSENFRAKGGEIYLRKEEA; encoded by the coding sequence ATGTCTACTACCAAACTCTCCCGCCGCGAACAGCGTGCACACGCCCAACACTTTATCGATACGCTCGAAGGTACGGCTTTCCCCAACTCGAAACGGATTTATCTCCACGGTTCTCGCGATGATATTCGCGTGCCGATGCGTGAAATCCAGCTCAGCCCAACGCTTCTGGGCGGCGCCAAAGACAACCCTCAGTTCGAACAAAACGAAGCCGTGCCGGTGTATGACACCTCCGGCCCGTATGGCGATCCGGATATTGCGATCAACGTGCAGCAGGGCCTGGCCAAAGTACGCCAACCGTGGATTGACGCGCGCCATGACAGCGAACCGCTGGATGAACGCAGCTCAGCTTACACCAAGCAACGTCTGGCCGATGACGGTCTCGACGAACTGCGCTTCACCGGCCTGCTGACGCCGAAACGCGCCGTCGCGGGCAAATGCGTAACGCAGCTGCACTACGCCCGTCAGGGCATCGTCACCCCTGAAATGGAGTTCATCGCTATCCGCGAAAACATGGGCCGCGAGCGCATTCGCGGCGAAGTGTTACGCCACCAGCATCCGGGTGAAGGTTTTGGCGCGCGTCTGCCGGAAAATATCACCCCTGAATTTGTGCGTGATGAAGTCGCCGCCGGACGCGCCATCATTCCAGCCAACATCAATCACCCGGAATCTGAACCGATGATCATTGGCCGCAATTTCCTGGTGAAGGTTAACGCCAATATCGGCAACTCGGCGGTCACGTCGTCCATCGAAGAAGAAGTGGAAAAACTGGTGTGGTCAACGCGCTGGGGCGCAGACACGGTGATGGATTTATCTACCGGGCGCTACATCCACGAAACCCGTGAGTGGATCCTGCGTAACAGCCCGGTACCGATTGGCACAGTGCCGATTTATCAGGCGCTGGAGAAGGTGAACGGCATTGCCGAAGACCTGACATGGGAGGCGTTCCGCGACACCCTTCTCGAACAGGCGGAACAAGGGGTGGATTACTTCACCATTCACGCGGGTGTGCTGCTGCGCTATGTACCGATGACCGCCAAACGCCTGACCGGCATCGTTTCCCGCGGCGGCTCGATCATGGCGAAATGGTGTCTGTCGCACCATCAGGAAAACTTCCTGTATCAGCATTTCCGCGAGATTTGCGAAATCTGTGCCGCGTACGATGTGTCTCTTTCACTGGGCGACGGCCTGCGTCCGGGCTCCATTCAGGATGCCAACGACGAAGCACAATTTGCCGAACTGCATACCCTTGGCGAACTGACCAAAGTCGCCTGGGAATACGACGTGCAGGTGATGATTGAAGGCCCGGGCCACGTGCCGATGCAGATGATCCGCCGCAACATGACCGAAGAACTGGAACACTGCCACGAAGCGCCGTTCTACACGTTGGGGCCGTTGACCACTGATATCGCACCGGGCTATGACCATTTCACCTCCGGGATTGGCGCGGCGATGATTGGCTGGTTCGGCTGCGCGATGCTGTGCTACGTCACGCCGAAAGAGCACCTTGGCTTACCGAATAAAGACGACGTTAAACAAGGGCTTATCACCTACAAAATTGCCGCCCACGCGGCTGACCTGGCGAAGGGGCATCCGGGCGCGCAAATCCGCGATAACGCCATGTCGAAGGCGCGCTTTGAATTCCGTTGGGAAGATCAATTCAACCTGGCGCTCGATCCGTTCACCGCTCGTGCCTATCACGACGAAACCCTGCCGCAGGAATCCGGCAAGGTAGCGCACTTCTGCTCGATGTGCGGGCCGAAGTTCTGCTCAATGAAAATCTCCCAGGAAGTGCGTGACTACGCGGCGGCGCAGACCATCGAAGTGGGCATGGCGGATATGTCAGAAAACTTCCGCGCCAAAGGTGGTGAAATCTACCTGCGCAAGGAGGAAGCCTGA
- the thiE gene encoding thiamine phosphate synthase, whose amino-acid sequence MIQPDFPAVPQRLGLYPVVDSVEWIARLLDVGVRTLQLRIKDKTDDEVEADVIAAIALGHRYRARLFINDYWRLAVKHRAYGVHLGQEDLAVTDLNAIRDAGLRLGVSTHDDMEIDVALAVKPSYIALGHVFPTQTKQMPSAPQGLAQLAGHITRLNDYPTVAIGGISLERAPSVLATGVGSIAVVSAITQAPDWQLATAQLLEMA is encoded by the coding sequence ATGATTCAGCCTGATTTCCCTGCGGTGCCGCAGCGCCTGGGCCTGTATCCGGTCGTTGATAGCGTGGAGTGGATTGCGCGTTTGCTGGACGTCGGCGTGCGCACGCTTCAGCTGCGCATCAAAGACAAAACCGATGACGAGGTAGAAGCGGACGTAATTGCCGCGATTGCGCTGGGCCATCGCTATCGTGCCCGGCTGTTTATCAACGATTACTGGCGGCTGGCGGTCAAACATCGCGCTTACGGGGTGCATCTCGGCCAGGAAGATTTGGCCGTTACCGACCTGAATGCTATCCGCGACGCTGGCCTGCGACTCGGCGTGTCGACGCATGATGATATGGAAATTGACGTAGCGCTGGCGGTAAAACCGTCGTACATCGCGCTGGGCCACGTTTTTCCGACGCAAACTAAGCAGATGCCGTCAGCCCCGCAAGGGCTGGCACAACTGGCCGGGCACATCACGCGGTTGAACGATTACCCGACGGTGGCGATTGGCGGCATTAGCCTCGAGCGCGCCCCGTCAGTGCTGGCCACCGGCGTCGGCAGTATTGCGGTTGTCAGCGCTATTACTCAGGCACCGGACTGGCAGTTGGCTACCGCGCAGCTGCTGGAAATGGCGTGA